In Desulfobotulus mexicanus, a genomic segment contains:
- a CDS encoding 4Fe-4S dicluster domain-containing protein encodes MQVDRSFIREVEERSGQRFGACFHCMACSGGCPVSDIMDYLPNQIVRMMQLGLRKEVLESRAIWVCVGCYSCVSQCPNRIHIPYMMDALRELALEEGVKIGEPDIWTFHREFLKQVDKRGRVYELEFMARYKLSTMSLFSDMGSGMKMLLNGRLELFPHTVKKLHEVRKIREVCYGKK; translated from the coding sequence ATGCAAGTTGACCGCTCATTCATCAGGGAAGTAGAAGAGCGGAGCGGCCAGCGGTTTGGAGCCTGTTTCCATTGTATGGCCTGTTCCGGTGGTTGTCCCGTTTCTGATATCATGGATTATCTGCCCAACCAGATTGTTCGGATGATGCAGCTTGGTTTGCGCAAAGAGGTGCTGGAGAGCCGTGCCATCTGGGTCTGTGTCGGTTGCTACAGTTGTGTGTCCCAGTGTCCGAATCGTATACATATACCTTACATGATGGATGCTTTGCGTGAGCTGGCCCTGGAAGAGGGTGTTAAGATAGGTGAGCCGGACATCTGGACCTTCCACAGGGAATTTCTGAAGCAGGTGGATAAGAGAGGACGAGTCTATGAGCTGGAGTTCATGGCCCGCTACAAGCTTTCTACCATGAGTCTTTTCAGCGATATGGGTTCAGGCATGAAGATGCTTCTGAATGGTCGCCTGGAACTCTTTCCCCACACAGTAAAAAAGCTTCATGAAGTCCGTAAGATCAGGGAGGTCTGTTATGGAAAAAAATGA